A genomic window from Chitinophaga pollutisoli includes:
- a CDS encoding electron transfer flavoprotein subunit beta/FixA family protein, with amino-acid sequence MKILVCISKTPDTTAKIAFTDNNTKFSEAGVQFIINPYDEWYALVRALELKETQGATVHLITVGGADTEAVIRKALALGGDEAFRVNSDSQDSFYIASQIAEIAKQEQYDIIFTGKETIDYNGSSVGGMVAELLGLPFVSIASKLDVNGGTATLKREIEGGEEVVEVSLPLVLSAQKGMAEARIPNMRGIMAARTKPLKVVEPAAADSLTAIVSFELPPAKAGVKMIPADQVEELARLLHEEAKVI; translated from the coding sequence ATGAAGATCTTAGTATGCATCAGTAAAACGCCCGACACAACTGCAAAAATAGCTTTCACGGACAACAACACGAAATTCAGTGAGGCGGGAGTGCAGTTCATCATCAACCCGTACGACGAATGGTACGCGCTGGTAAGGGCGCTGGAACTGAAAGAGACGCAGGGCGCCACGGTTCACCTGATCACCGTAGGTGGCGCGGACACGGAAGCCGTGATCCGCAAGGCGCTGGCACTGGGCGGCGACGAGGCGTTTCGGGTGAATTCGGACAGCCAGGATAGTTTTTACATTGCTTCGCAAATCGCCGAAATCGCGAAGCAGGAGCAATACGACATCATATTTACCGGAAAGGAAACGATCGATTATAACGGCTCGTCAGTAGGCGGCATGGTGGCCGAACTGCTGGGTCTGCCCTTTGTGTCCATCGCCAGCAAGCTCGACGTGAACGGCGGCACCGCCACCCTGAAACGCGAGATCGAAGGTGGCGAGGAAGTCGTGGAAGTAAGCCTGCCGCTGGTGCTCAGCGCGCAGAAAGGCATGGCCGAAGCGCGTATCCCGAATATGCGGGGCATCATGGCGGCGCGCACCAAGCCTTTGAAAGTAGTGGAACCCGCCGCTGCAGATAGTTTAACGGCCATCGTGTCGTTCGAGTTGCCGCCGGCCAAAGCGGGCGTGAAAATGATTCCGGCCGACCAGGTGGAGGAGCTCGCCCGCCTGCTGCATGAGGAAGCCAAGGTGATTTAA
- a CDS encoding electron transfer flavoprotein subunit alpha/FixB family protein translates to MSVIIFADQFQGKVKKSALEAVQYGAKIAQQLGIPAVAVAVGEIDGTELSALGQYGASKVLHVADGRLNEPEAGAVTKIVAEAVAKENASVIVFSHNFAGRSIAPQLSARLKAGFVAGAIGLPDYSAGFVVKKNVFSGKAFANVSITTDKKIVSVMPNSFSLSPGSGSASVEAFAAGLSDADFKIKTVKVETVSGEVPLTEAEIVVSGGRGLKGPEHWGIVEDLAHTLGAATACSRPVADSGWRPHHEHVGQTGFTVRPNLYIAIGISGAIQHLAGVNGSKTIVVINKDPEAPFFKAADYGIVGDAFEVVPKLTEAVKKYKGN, encoded by the coding sequence ATGTCAGTCATCATATTTGCCGATCAGTTCCAGGGAAAAGTTAAGAAATCAGCGCTTGAAGCCGTGCAATACGGCGCAAAAATCGCACAACAGCTGGGGATTCCCGCCGTTGCGGTAGCCGTTGGCGAAATCGACGGCACGGAACTGTCCGCCCTGGGCCAGTACGGCGCTTCCAAAGTATTGCATGTTGCCGACGGGCGGCTAAACGAGCCTGAGGCCGGAGCGGTAACCAAAATCGTCGCCGAAGCCGTGGCGAAGGAAAACGCTTCCGTGATCGTATTCTCCCACAATTTCGCCGGGCGTTCCATTGCGCCGCAGCTTTCCGCCCGCCTGAAAGCGGGATTCGTGGCCGGCGCCATCGGGCTGCCGGATTATTCGGCGGGCTTCGTGGTGAAGAAGAACGTGTTCTCCGGGAAAGCGTTCGCCAACGTCAGCATCACCACCGATAAGAAGATCGTGTCTGTCATGCCCAACTCATTTTCACTGAGCCCCGGCAGCGGCAGCGCATCCGTGGAAGCTTTCGCGGCCGGGCTGAGCGACGCCGATTTCAAAATCAAGACTGTGAAAGTGGAAACCGTGAGCGGGGAAGTGCCTTTGACCGAAGCAGAGATCGTCGTAAGCGGCGGCCGCGGTCTGAAAGGCCCCGAGCATTGGGGTATCGTGGAAGACCTGGCGCATACGCTGGGTGCCGCCACGGCTTGCAGTCGCCCGGTTGCGGATTCTGGCTGGCGGCCGCATCATGAGCACGTGGGCCAGACGGGCTTTACCGTGCGCCCCAACCTCTACATCGCTATCGGTATTTCCGGCGCCATCCAGCACCTGGCGGGCGTGAACGGCAGCAAAACCATCGTGGTGATCAATAAAGACCCTGAAGCACCGTTCTTCAAGGCCGCGGATTACGGTATCGTGGGCGACGCGTTCGAAGTAGTGCCGAAATTGACCGAAGCTGTAAAGAAATATAAAGGAAACTGA
- a CDS encoding bifunctional nuclease domain-containing protein, whose translation MRKIELEIVALSHSITQTHSYAVVLGEVNGLRRLPIVIGGFEAQAIAVALEKMQPSRPLTHDLMKNFMNAFNIELHEVVISNLQEGIFYSKLICSNNDDTIEIDSRTSDALALAVRFGCPIYTYENILNSAGILLDDPAGKKTSKPAGSPSISEHEKGAEDDLKALNIEELNTLLQEVLEQEDYIRAIAIRDEINSRKSK comes from the coding sequence ATGAGAAAAATAGAACTGGAAATAGTCGCACTGTCGCACAGTATTACACAAACCCATTCTTATGCCGTTGTACTTGGTGAAGTGAACGGGTTGAGAAGGCTCCCCATCGTGATCGGAGGGTTTGAAGCTCAAGCCATTGCGGTCGCGCTGGAGAAAATGCAGCCTAGCAGGCCGTTGACCCATGATCTCATGAAGAACTTCATGAATGCATTTAATATTGAATTGCATGAAGTCGTGATTAGCAATCTCCAGGAAGGTATTTTTTATTCCAAGCTGATTTGTTCCAATAACGACGATACCATCGAAATCGATTCGCGGACATCCGATGCGCTGGCGCTGGCCGTGCGGTTCGGTTGCCCCATTTATACATACGAGAATATCCTCAACAGCGCCGGCATTCTGCTGGACGATCCCGCCGGCAAGAAGACCTCCAAGCCAGCCGGCAGTCCTTCCATTTCGGAGCACGAGAAAGGTGCCGAAGATGATCTCAAAGCCCTGAATATCGAGGAGCTGAACACGTTGCTGCAGGAGGTTTTGGAGCAGGAAGACTACATCCGCGCCATTGCCATCCGCGACGAGATCAACAGCCGTAAAAGCAAATAA
- the ispE gene encoding 4-(cytidine 5'-diphospho)-2-C-methyl-D-erythritol kinase, translating to MIVFPNCKINLGLHILRKREDGFHELETVFYPLPVRDGLEMISAPAMDFTQSGMEIPGDPARNLCMQAYQLLKTDFPDLPAVRMHLHKVIPTGAGLGGGSADGAFALLLLNTKYNLGLDEARLEAYAARLGSDCPYFIRNRASLGSGRGEILEPLALDLSGYGFLLVHPGIHVNTGWAFGQLRPGVPDVGLDEIDWADVASWKGRLTNDFERPVFTKYSEVAAIKERMYGAGALYASMSGSGSAVYGIFEAGKVPDLAWKDGYAVFKV from the coding sequence GTGATCGTTTTTCCCAACTGTAAAATCAACCTGGGCCTGCACATCTTGCGGAAGCGGGAAGATGGTTTTCATGAGCTGGAAACTGTTTTCTATCCCCTGCCCGTCCGCGACGGCCTGGAAATGATTTCCGCGCCGGCTATGGATTTCACGCAATCCGGGATGGAAATCCCCGGCGATCCGGCCAGAAATCTCTGCATGCAGGCATACCAGCTGCTGAAGACGGATTTTCCGGATCTGCCCGCGGTCCGGATGCATTTGCACAAGGTGATCCCGACGGGTGCGGGGCTGGGCGGCGGATCGGCGGATGGGGCATTTGCATTGTTGTTATTGAATACAAAGTATAACCTGGGGCTGGACGAGGCCCGGCTGGAGGCTTATGCCGCCCGGCTGGGGAGCGACTGCCCTTATTTCATCCGTAACCGGGCGAGCCTGGGCAGCGGGCGCGGGGAAATCCTGGAGCCGCTGGCACTGGATTTGTCGGGGTACGGTTTTTTGCTGGTGCATCCCGGAATTCACGTGAACACGGGTTGGGCGTTCGGGCAATTGCGGCCGGGTGTTCCAGATGTGGGGTTGGATGAGATCGACTGGGCGGACGTGGCGAGTTGGAAAGGGAGATTGACGAACGATTTTGAGAGGCCGGTGTTTACGAAATATTCGGAGGTGGCTGCAATTAAGGAAAGGATGTATGGCGCGGGGGCTTTGTATGCGAGTATGAGCGGGAGCGGTTCGGCGGTGTATGGGATTTTTGAAGCGGGCAAGGTACCGGATCTCGCGTGGAAAGATGGGTATGCGGTGTTTAAGGTTTGA
- the rplT gene encoding 50S ribosomal protein L20 — MPRSVNAVASRARKKKILKQAKGFYGKRKNVYTVAKNVLEKGLTYSYVGRKLKKREYRTLWIARINAAARAEGMTYSQLIHRLTEKNVGLNRKVLADLAMNEPETFKSLVASVK; from the coding sequence ATGCCTCGTTCCGTAAACGCAGTTGCGTCCAGAGCCAGAAAGAAAAAGATCCTTAAACAAGCCAAAGGCTTCTATGGTAAACGTAAGAACGTATATACCGTAGCTAAGAACGTACTGGAGAAAGGGCTCACGTATAGCTATGTAGGTCGCAAACTGAAGAAAAGAGAATATCGCACCCTGTGGATCGCGCGTATCAACGCCGCCGCCCGTGCCGAAGGAATGACCTACTCTCAGCTCATTCACAGACTGACCGAAAAGAATGTAGGTCTCAACCGCAAAGTTCTGGCTGACCTCGCCATGAATGAGCCTGAGACTTTCAAATCTCTCGTAGCTTCTGTAAAATAA
- the rpmI gene encoding 50S ribosomal protein L35 produces MPKVKTHSRAKKTFTVTGSGAIKRPKAYKSHLLTKKSNKRKRSLRGSSLVADANLNLVKRMLVLR; encoded by the coding sequence ATGCCTAAAGTAAAGACTCATAGCCGTGCGAAGAAGACGTTTACGGTGACCGGCAGCGGAGCGATTAAACGCCCGAAAGCATACAAAAGTCACCTGTTGACTAAGAAGTCCAACAAAAGAAAACGCTCTCTCAGAGGAAGTAGCCTGGTGGCAGACGCCAATCTGAACCTGGTAAAGCGTATGCTTGTGCTTCGCTAG